The Osmerus eperlanus chromosome 7, fOsmEpe2.1, whole genome shotgun sequence genome includes a region encoding these proteins:
- the tap1 gene encoding antigen peptide transporter 1, translating to MQKMSMLSPLLYLFVDMCAVWAIGMCHLSPLLLPHPFITLWGGGLFRACLFLFLTATYPGTIPWMSSLEGVQTMGVLCSLYPVYISLLWTFGVSTLDQLWGWHSWQGLLQSYGVTAVAWLYWTRYVPTLSSKITEEPEKTGSSLQRLLGYMKPYMIRFGGVLFLVVISSLGEMAIPHYTGRMTDWIMNEDEPEAFSYAITIMTVITISSALSEFVCDLIYNITMSLIHTSVQGLVFQSVLKQEIAFFDSNKTGEIVSRITTDTNTMSESLSEKLSLLMWYFARIIFLFGFMLNLSWKLSLFTAMGLPIILVIPKISGKFHQALSKKVQESLAKANHVATETFSSIKTVRSFANEEGETERYKKSLEDTYTLNKKEAAAYAASTWTNSMSSLALKVSILYYGGMLVTRGDVSSGDLVSFVLYELQFSSAVEVLMSYYPHVKQAIGASEEIFEYMDRKPQVPPEGSLAPKTLKGHVEFKNITFAYLDKEKNDKTTLKNLSLELKPGKITALVGLSGAGKSTCVSLLERFYQPQEGMILLDGEPLNSYNDQYLHDKISVVSQEPVLFARSVKENIKYGCEGMSDEEMHRAAEQANAHKFISELPNGYDTDAGEKGGQVSGGQKQRIAIARALIRQPRVLVLDDATSNLDTESEHMVHQALLKDSNRCTVLLIAQKMSSVEKASHIVVLKEGEVYEEGGHDELMKNDGFYAELVRKQNIGFQRKDEGMEIGNA from the exons ATGCAGAAAATGAGTATGTTGTCGCCACTCCTCTATCTGTTTGTGGATATGTGTGCGGTGTGGGCGATCGGTATGTGCCACCtttccccactcctcctcccccaccccttcatCACCCTGTGGGGTGGAGGTCTTTTCCGTGcctgcctctttctctttctcaccgcTACCTACCCTGGGACCATACCATGGATGAGCAGCCTGGAGGGAGTCCAGACTATGGGAGTACTTTGCTCTCTCTACCCAGTCTACATTAGCCTTCTCTGGACGTTTGGAGTTTCCACCCTGGATCAGCTATGGGGATGGCACTCATGGCAAGGG CTTTTACAGAGCTATGGCGTGACAGCTGTGGCCTGGTTATATTGGACGCGCTACGTCCCGACTCTATCCAGTAAGATCACTGAGGAACCTGAAAAGACTGGGTCCTCGCTGCAGAGGCTGCTGGGATACATGAAGCCCTACATGATACGTTTTGGAGGGGTGCTCTTTCTTGTGGTCATCTCGTCACTTG GTGAGATGGCGATTCCACATTACACTGGCCGTATGACAGACTGGATTATGAATGAAGATGAGCCTGAAGCCTTTTCTTATGCTATCACAATTATGACAGTCATCACCATCTCCAG TGCCCtttctgagtttgtgtgtgacctCATCTACAATATCACCATGAGCCTTATACACACCTCTGTACAGGGCTTGGTCTTTCAGTCTGTTCTAAAACAAGAGATTGCATTCTTTGATAGTAATAAAACAG GTGAGATAGTGTCACGCATCACCACGGACACTAACACGATGAGTGAATCTTTGAGTGAGAAGTTGAGCTTGCTTATGTGGTATTTTGCCCGGATTATTTTCCTTTTTGGCTTCATGCTCAATCTCTCCTGGAAGCTGTCCCTTTTCACTGCCATGGGACTCCCCATCATCCTTGTCATTCCAAAGATATCAGGAAAGTTCCACCAG GCACTTTCCAAAAAGGTTCAAGAGTCTCTAGCTAAGGCCAATCATGTTGCCACGGAAACATTCTCCTCCATCAAGACAGTGAGGAGCTTTGCCAATGAGGAAGGTGAAACAGAAAGATACAAAAAAAGCTTGGAGGACACTTACACTCTCAACAAAAAGGAAGCTGCTGCCTATGCAGCTTCCACCTGGACCAATAGT ATGTCAAGCCTGGCACTTAAGGTCAGTATCCTGTACTATGGTGGGATGCTGGTAACGAGAGGGGACGTCAGCAGTGGAGACTTGGTGTCTTTCGTTCTGTATGAGCTCCAGTTCTCTTCTGCTGTGGAG GTTTTGATGTCATACTATCCACACGTGAAGCAAGCAATTGGTGCATCTGAGGAGATATTTGAGTACATGGACAGAAAGCCCCAAGTTCCTCCAGAAGGGTCTTTGGCCCCCAAAACACTTAAGGGCCATGTTGAATTCAAGAATATCACATTTGCTTATCTTGACaaagaaaaaaacgacaaaACTACACTGAAG AATCTGTCTCTGGAGCTGAAACCAGGCAAGATTACTGCTCTGGTGGGTCTGTCTGGTGCAGGAAAAAGCACCTGTGTCAGTCTTCTGGAAAGGTTTTACCAACCCCAGGAAGGAATGATTCTGCTAGATGGAGAGCCCCTAAATAGCTACAATGACCAGTACCTACATGACAAG ATCAGCGTGGTGAGTCAGGAGCCAGTGCTGTTTGCCCGTTCTGTCAAAGAGAACATCAAATATGGATGTGAGGGCATGTCGGATGAAGAAATGCACCGTGCTGCAGAGCAAGCCAATGCCCACAAATTCATTTCTGAACTGCCCAATGGCTATGACACAG ATgctggggagaaggggggacagGTGTCAGGGGGGCAGAAGCAGCGAATTGCCATCGCCAGAGCTCTGATAAGACAACCTCGGGTACTGGTGCTGGATGACGCCACCAGTAACCTGGACACCGAAAGCGAGCACATG GTGCACCAAGCCCTGCTGAAGGACAGTAATCGTTGTACAGTGCTATTGATTGCCCAAAAGATGAGCTCAGTGGAGAAAGCCAGCCATATTGTTGTTCTCAAGGAGGGAGAAGTCTATGAGGAGGGGGGCCATGATGAACTCATGAAGAATGATGGGTTCTATGCAGAATTGGTGAGGAAACAGAACATTGGCTTTCAGCGTAAAGACGAGGGGATGGAAATTGGAAATGCTTAG